The Gadus chalcogrammus isolate NIFS_2021 chromosome 16, NIFS_Gcha_1.0, whole genome shotgun sequence DNA window TCTTTCTGCATCGCAAATCAATCTACCAGTGGGGTTGGTGTCGGGTTCTCCTTTAACATGTGTGGCTTCCTTGAGAGGCGCAGACCTTcagcggggagagaggggggtcttACCTGGGGTGGTCTGGCTGGGTGGAGCCATGGTGGCCCAGCCCCCAGCTCAAGAGGAAGGAGCGGTTTTTGttgtgagagagacagttccagggGTCGTGGTAGGTGTGAAGCAAGCAGTTCAGGGCCAGCCTCCCGCCAGGCTTCAGCTGGCTCAGTGGGCTGGTGGTGGACACGGTGAGCAGGGAGAGGTATACGTTCACAACAGCCTTGGGTTCACGGCCGTTAGGATAGCAAAAGTACATCCCCGCGTCTCCGGGCTGAAGGCGGCTGAGGCGGAGCGAGCAGTTGGAGCCGACCGAGGTGCGATTGGACCGCTGCGTGTCCTGCTGGACCTCCCCGTCTTTCACCTGCAGATGATGCTGCTGGCAGTTGCTCTCACAGAACGTCCAGGAGCATTGTGGGAGAGTGTTGCTGTGGCCGCAGGGTAGGGTGACGTTGCCATCGACGTTGCCGTACACTCGGGTCTGGCTCACGCCCATCACACCTGCGCAGGTAGACACACGAAAACGATTTTTGTGTAAAAACGAAGAAGTCTTGTACGATCGGACTGACCGTACGGTCCGTACGGATCCGGGCTTataccgaattctgcgacccatcAAAAAGTATGAACCCAGGGGGGCGCTGTGGGGCATTTTCTGCAACACGCACGAGTTTGAGGCGTagtgtgcattataacaaaaacttAAATAAAACTTAAGAgctccccccactccctcacctttattaaatgtgcttaatgcattgatttgatttgattagcattttacagacccatacaatggatagggcgtttagtaggCCTACGGACAATCACCGTTGATTCTTTCCCCATAAAGAgctccagtcagtgtttaattaGGTTgttttacctttgagcatttcctataatacactaggcctactctgtaaaatgctgtttataattaacatttgtatcaagaaaagaaagacccaccaGTGGGGGGGaatcttatattttatttatgttttggaTATAAGGCACACCGTTTTCACGCCTGTCTGCGGTGCCTACAAACGCACTTTTTTGAAACCAGGTCCGTTGAAGAAGAGAAAACGCCgttttcgtgttaggattcgcgTTTCATTGGTTTTCATCCCCTTTGTGAATcgaattactaactgtacatccAAAAGTATTTTATGCTCAAACTACCAGGTTTAAAAACTGCTTTCTCCGTTTGTATACAGcacgcaggcttgatgcgcatGCTCCGCCTCAACGTCTTCCTTTTTTGATGGCGACCCAGCGCTTCTGCAACTTTTATatgcaaaatgtatttatttatattcaaaaaGCCCTTGAATATCTGCTACAGCGTTCAAGTTCCGTCCTTGGATTTATTTAGCTTTGAGGCATTAAAGGACAGAACACGCCATgttttgaaaaaatatatagcctatatatttttACACAAATAATACCTAAATCATATTTTACACTGTAAATAATGTAGACTCCATATTTCGTCCTTTCCCACAGAATCTCCCCCCTCTACTGGCATGGTTAATTTCTCGCATAGGCAAAATTCTGCATGTAAAAAGCAGCAGATTTACCACTAAAAAAATAAGTAGCCTATTTCTATATCTTGCACAAATGTACAAAAAATATGGTTAATTATATGGTTAATTAAAATGCTCTTATTTAGGCATgaaagagtccctgtgtggatTAGGGACCTAGAGGAAATTATATAAAAacctaataaaaaatatattattaaagtTTCACGGGCAGATAACTACCTCAGTTGAGGGAATAAACTATGAATACATATCCTAGTGACCCTATAGAATTGAAAATGTTAGTACCTGTAAGAATGTGATGAAGCAGGAGTATTGCTAAGAGATATGCATGCATCCTTTGTTCTCtcttctgtctgtttgtgtggctgGTCGATGTTTGTTGCTCATAGCGGTAGAGTCTCTTGTGCCCTGGTCCGGATGGTTAAGTGTGTGGTCGGGGACGTCTCATTTCCTGTCAAGAGATTTGCAACTTTCCTCGACGACGGGTTTCAAACCTTTCATCCACCACAAAAAATCGATAGCACTTCGGCCACATTGAGATGCCATTTGAAATAAAATGAACAGTTGCGCCTCTTAAAGATTCTATGTAAGAAG harbors:
- the LOC130405967 gene encoding uncharacterized protein LOC130405967 — encoded protein: MHAYLLAILLLHHILTGVMGVSQTRVYGNVDGNVTLPCGHSNTLPQCSWTFCESNCQQHHLQVKDGEVQQDTQRSNRTSVGSNCSLRLSRLQPGDAGMYFCYPNGREPKAVVNVYLSLLTVSTTSPLSQLKPGGRLALNCLLHTYHDPWNCLSHNKNRSFLLSWGLGHHGSTQPDHPRFEAARCNVTLFVTLPEEDEGAGLNMSWRCQVTSLTESEVVESFLDVKAIFFLHNPAPDSTRMEVGVGLQGAGHCVWAWDHLVPAGRMVLFCMAQLAVVGAAVHLGCRRYRGRCSPRVRAGV